The following coding sequences are from one Saccharomyces eubayanus strain FM1318 chromosome VII, whole genome shotgun sequence window:
- the ALG2 gene encoding GDP-Man:Man(1)GlcNAc(2)-PP-dolichol alpha-1,3-mannosyltransferase, with translation MSGNDRKIKIAFIHPDLGIGGAERLVVDAALGLQQQGHNVTIYTSHCDKSHCFEEIKSGQLKVEVYGDFLPTHFLGRFFIVFATIRQLYLVMQLIFNKKVNAYQLFIIDQLSTCIPLLHMFSSATLMFYCHFPDQLLAQRTGLLKKLYRLPFDLIEQFSISAADTVVVNSNFTKNTYHKTFNFLSNDPDVIYPCVDLSPMEIEGIDKEFIKTILNEGDRFYLSINRFEKKKDIALAIKAFALSEDQSNENVKLVICGGYDERVAENVEYLKELQGLADEYELSHTTVYYQEIKRASDLESFKASHTKIIFLTSISSSLKDLLLEKTDMLLYTPAYEHFGIVPLEAMKLGKPVLAVNNGGPLETIEPYVAGENEAHATGWLKPAVPIQWATAIDQSRQVLKNDKVDFKKNGPLRVKKYFSREAMTQSFEENIDKVIWKEKKYYPWEVLGVSLFNFLLHMSFIRIFPNDPWPFLVMAAVMVLYFKNYLWGIYWGFIFALSYPYEEV, from the coding sequence ATGAGTGGTAACGATAGAAAGATCAAGATAGCTTTCATTCACCCGGATCTTGGTATCGGCGGTGCAGAAAGGTTAGTTGTCGATGCCGCGTTGGGTTTGCAACAGCAAGGTCATAACGTCACCATTTACACCAGCCATTGTGACAAATCAcattgttttgaagaaatcaaaagcGGTCAATTGAAAGTCGAGGTCTATGGTGATTTCTTGCCAACACACTTTCTAGGCcgtttctttattgtttttgccACAATCAGACAACTTTATTTAGTAATGCAATTAATCTTTAACAAAAAAGTGAATGCCTACCAACTATTTATAATCGATCAGTTATCGACATGCATCCCACTTTTGCATATGTTTAGTTCTGCCACTTTGATGTTTTATTGCCATTTCCCTGATCAATTATTGGCTCAAAGAACTGggttattgaagaaattataTAGACTTCCATTTGATCTAATAGAACAGTTTTCAATAAGCGCTGCGGATACTGTCGTCGtgaattcaaatttcaCAAAGAACACCTATCACAAAACATTCAACTTTTTATCCAATGATCCAGATGTTATTTATCCATGTGTAGATTTATCACCCATGGAAATAGAAGGTATTGATAAAGAATTCATCAAGACTATACTAAATGAAGGTGATAGATTCTATTTGAGTATAAAccgttttgaaaagaaaaaggatatTGCGTTGGCCATAAAGGCCTTTGCACTATCTGAAGACCAAAGTAATGAAAACGTTAAATTGGTTATTTGCGGTGGCTATGATGAAAGAGTCGCTGAAAATGTGGAATACCTTAAGGAACTGCAAGGTTTGGCCGACGAATATGAGTTGTCTCACACAACCGTGTATTACCAAGAAATAAAGCGCGCTTCTGATTTAGAATCATTCAAAGCCAGCCATACAAAAATCATATTTTTGACCTCCATTTCATCATCCTTGAAGGACTTATTGTTGGAAAAAACAGACATGTTATTGTATACACCTGCATATGAACATTTTGGTATAGTCCCGTTAGAAGCAATGAAATTGGGGAAGCCAGTACTGGCTGTAAATAATGGCGGTCCATTGGAGACTATCGAGCCGTATGTCGCTGGCGAAAATGAAGCACACGCCACGGGGTGGCTAAAGCCTGCTGTTCCCATTCAATGGGCTACTGCCATTGACCAAAGCAGGCaggttttgaaaaatgacaagGTGGACTTCAAGAAGAATGGTCCATTGAGAGttaaaaaatacttttCTAGAGAAGCAATGACCCAgtcatttgaagaaaacattgaTAAAGTCATAtggaaggaaaagaaatattacCCTTGGGAAGTGCTTGGAGTTTCGCTCTTTAACTTCCTCTTGCACATGTCATTTATAAGGATTTTCCCTAATGATCCATGGCCCTTCCTGGTTATGGCTGCCGTTATGGTCCTTTATTTTAAGAACTACTTATGGGGTATTTACTGGGGGTTTATATTTGCTTTGTCATACCCTTATGAAGAAGTGTAA
- the MRH4 gene encoding ATP-dependent RNA helicase produces MVNNGFSAASQLKTKLISPMALVFNLAALPRWSSPVVLRMGLRSYAGGPRTKHKKFSPQPPVPASNGNKNRKQNKRGRKNDAKAKTEQAFNFGQYGGLKKDVDVDVNTTGKLIQKISNFDQLLILPSVRDAMKEIISKESLKIQDNNTKNTSENIIPSPIQAVAIKKISKTLMSPKLQLHAIAAETGSGKTMAYLIPLIDYLKRQELETPELWETLKEKALIRSIILVPTHELVDQVYETVSKTNSSLGLNSFKWDKTTSYRDLLDHIKNRIDILVTTPAKLLNLFSIRMISRPDKILSKVGFVVLDEADTLLDRSWLEETHSAIKKIPNINHLIFCSATIPQEFNKTMQRLFPTVVPIMTPRLHKLPFGLDFKVINSALSPFKGSKIKALAQTLYAISNDDTEPGFEKRCVIFVNEKKDVPEIIDTLNSKFGHNAVGLTGDDTTEERSEKITPFLSSPRPISQLRPPEPSPEPPLKRLEIPDSNIVIGELKKANSDAIIPKKKSLHVLVATDLMARGLNFKGVRNVVLYDVPKTSIDLIHRVGRTARMKQGGRVFMLIDNRTKSWAKALPKIIKKHQRLS; encoded by the coding sequence ATGGTTAACAACGGCTTCAGTGCAGCTTCCCAGCTTAAAACAAAGCTGATAAGCCCAATGGCACTTGTATTTAATTTAGCGGCTTTGCCACGATGGAGTAGTCCCGTTGTGCTTAGGATGGGGCTGCGCTCTTATGCTGGGGGCCCCAGAACAAAGCATAAAAAGTTCTCCCCACAGCCTCCAGTGCCCGCAAGCAATGGTAACAAGAACAGGAAACAGAATAAAAGGGGCAGGAAGAATGATGCCAAGGCCAAGACTGAACAGGCGTTTAACTTTGGTCAGTACGGAGGGTTGAAAAAAGACGTCGACGTCGACGTTAATACGACCGGTAAACTCATtcagaaaatatcaaatttcGACCAATTGCTCATATTGCCATCTGTCAGGGATGCtatgaaagaaatcatcTCTAAGGAGTCGTTGAAAATCCAGGACAACAACACTAAAAACACCAGCGAGAACATCATACCGAGTCCCATCCAAGCGGTGGCCATTAAGAAAATCTCCAAGACTTTGATGAGCCCCAAATTACAACTGCATGCCATCGCTGCAGAAACCGGCTCAGGCAAGACCATGGCCTACTTGATACCTTTGATAgattatttgaagagacAGGAGCTGGAAACGCCGGAACTGTGGGAGAcactcaaagaaaaagctttGATCAGGTCCATTATACTAGTGCCCACGCACGAATTAGTGGACCAAGTGTATGAAACCGTCTCCAAGACAAACTCCTCATTGGGGCTGAACTCCTTCAAATGGGACAAGACCACCTCGTACCGCGACCTATTGGACCACATCAAAAACAGAATAGACATTCTGGTCACCACTCCGGCAAAGCTACTGAACCTGTTCAGCATTAGGATGATCTCTAGGCCCGACAAAATTCTGTCCAAAGTGGGGTTTGTGGTATTAGATGAAGCTGACACCCTTTTGGATAGATCCTGGCTTGAAGAAACCCACTCCGccataaagaaaatccCCAACATCAATCACCTTATCTTTTGCTCCGCCACCATTCCTCAAGAATTCAACAAGACAATGCAAAGACTTTTCCCCACGGTGGTCCCCATCATGACACCTAGATTGCATAAACTGCCGTTCGGTCTGGATTTTAAAGTTATAAACTCTGCATTGAGCCCCTTCAAGGGTTCCAAGATTAAGGCGTTGGCGCAAACTCTCTACGCCATTTCCAACGATGACACTGAACCCGGGTTTGAGAAAAGATGTGTTATCTTTGTcaatgagaaaaaggaCGTCCCTGAAATCATCGATACTTTAAATAGCAAGTTCGGACATAATGCCGTTGGTCTAACTGGTGATGATACAACCGAAGAAagatctgaaaaaatcactCCCTTTCTGTCTTCACCAAGACCAATCTCGCAGTTAAGGCCTCCAGAGCCATCTCCAGAGCCCCCCTTGAAGCGACTGGAAATTCCTGATTCCAACATCGTCATTggtgaattgaaaaaggcaAATTCAGATGCCATTATACCCAAAAAGAAGTCCCTGCACGTGCTTGTAGCTACAGACCTAATGGCCAGAGGCCTCAACTTCAAAGGCGTACGGAACGTTGTTCTCTACGACGTGCCGAAAACATCCATCGATCTGATACACAGAGTGGGCAGAACTGCTCGAATGAAACAAGGTGGTCGTGTGTTCATGCTGATTGACAATAGGACAAAATCTTGGGCTAAAGCCCTTccaaaaattatcaagaaACACCAAAGGTTATCGTAA